The following coding sequences lie in one Silene latifolia isolate original U9 population chromosome 5, ASM4854445v1, whole genome shotgun sequence genomic window:
- the LOC141655378 gene encoding uncharacterized protein LOC141655378, whose translation MTTPSSSLPPFTTVSWLRVFMDRCKLKKNGSNFCDWDGKLRLAAEGDDKLRFLTEPSPPTPNDRSSNAVREAYEAYQKESAAIKNVLIFSMEDDIQRSAIKMSTAYEIYTKLVTMFSQAPRILQYESASQFFKLNIK comes from the coding sequence ATGACAACCCCTAGCTCATCCCTACCACCTTTCACTACCGTTTCATGGCTTCGGGTCTTCATGGATCGATGCAAACTCAAAAAGAATGGTTCTAATTTCTGCGATTGGGATGGGAAACTTCGCTTAGCCGCGGAAGGTGATGATAAACTTCGTTTCCTTACAGAACCTTCTCCCCCTACTCCTAATGATAGGTCATCAAATGCCGTGAGGGAGGCCTATGAGGCCTACCAAAAGGAATCGGCCGCGATCAAGAATGTATTGATCTTCTCCATGGAAGACGATATTCAAAGGAGTGCCATAAAGAtgagcaccgcctatgagatctatactaAGCTTGtcaccatgttttcacaagcacCTAGAATATTGCAATATGAATCGGCTTCTCAATTCTTTAAGCTCAATATCAAATAA